Proteins encoded by one window of Chondromyces crocatus:
- a CDS encoding two-component system sensor histidine kinase NtrB, with protein MRQNESRLRENEERLTRALAHTNTLILDQDALLRYTRIDPATPQTERAIGHTDEEVFGRVEAASLTAMKRSVLATRVPMREDVELVVEGERRIFDVSVEPICSASGEVVGITSIATDITERKHAEEARRAREERIREAQRIESLGMLAGGVAHDFNNLLMSILSFSELALTDVPAGAAVCEDIERIQIAARRASDLCKQMLTYAGRGRFQQKGFDLAELVREMPRLLEVGLPKGVTLRYDFAQGALPIAGDATQIRQVIMNLISNATDALGDAGGVVTLETGLVDADAACLSQMRFGETLDPGRYVCCTVSDGGCGMDDLTQLRMFDPFFTTKRASRGLGLATVIGIVRRHGGAIRVESQPGQGTTVRMLLPCTGKTA; from the coding sequence GTGCGGCAAAACGAGAGTCGACTTCGCGAGAACGAGGAGCGGCTGACACGCGCGCTCGCCCACACGAACACGTTGATCCTCGACCAGGACGCGCTGCTTCGGTACACGCGGATCGATCCGGCGACCCCTCAGACGGAGCGCGCCATCGGCCACACCGACGAGGAAGTCTTCGGTCGTGTCGAGGCGGCGTCGCTCACCGCCATGAAGCGGAGCGTGCTCGCGACGCGGGTCCCGATGCGCGAGGACGTGGAGCTCGTCGTCGAGGGAGAGCGCCGGATCTTCGACGTCTCCGTCGAACCGATCTGCTCCGCGTCCGGGGAGGTCGTCGGGATCACCTCCATCGCCACCGACATCACCGAACGCAAGCACGCCGAGGAGGCGCGTCGAGCGCGTGAAGAGCGCATCCGTGAAGCGCAGCGCATCGAGAGCCTCGGGATGCTCGCTGGCGGCGTCGCCCACGACTTCAACAACCTGCTCATGAGCATCCTGAGCTTCTCCGAGCTCGCGCTCACCGACGTGCCCGCTGGCGCCGCCGTGTGCGAAGACATCGAGCGGATCCAGATCGCCGCGCGTAGAGCCTCCGATCTGTGCAAGCAGATGCTCACCTACGCGGGCCGAGGCCGCTTCCAGCAGAAGGGCTTCGACCTCGCAGAGCTGGTCCGCGAGATGCCCCGTTTGCTCGAGGTGGGGCTGCCGAAGGGCGTCACGCTGCGGTACGACTTCGCTCAAGGCGCCTTGCCGATCGCAGGGGATGCGACCCAGATCCGCCAGGTGATCATGAACCTCATCTCCAACGCGACCGACGCGCTCGGTGATGCGGGAGGCGTGGTCACCCTGGAGACCGGGCTCGTCGACGCCGACGCCGCCTGCCTTTCGCAGATGCGCTTCGGCGAGACCCTCGATCCCGGCCGCTACGTGTGCTGCACCGTGAGCGACGGCGGGTGCGGCATGGACGACCTCACGCAGCTCCGCATGTTCGATCCCTTCTTCACGACCAAGCGCGCCAGCCGCGGTCTGGGCCTCGCGACGGTCATCGGCATCGTTCGCAGGCACGGTGGCGCGATCCGGGTCGAGAGCCAGCCGGGCCAGGGAACCACGGTCCGGATGCTCTTGCCGTGCACCGGCAAGACGGCATGA